In Penicillium oxalicum strain HP7-1 chromosome I, whole genome shotgun sequence, a single window of DNA contains:
- a CDS encoding Periodic tryptophan protein 2, with protein sequence MKTDYKFSNLLGTVYRKGNLLFTPDGTCLLSPVGNRVSVFDLVHNTSYTLPFAHRKNIIRLDLTPRGNLLLTVDEDGRAILTNFNRRISIHHFTFKGKVSALKFSPSGRHFAVAVGRRLQLWQTPSTPGTETNGEIEFAPFVLHRDLAGHFDEIQNIEWSSDSRFLLTASKDLTARVWSLDPEDGFEPTTLTGHRYGVVGAWFDANQELIYTVSQDGALFRWEYLTKKDLETGEDIASARWRITKKNFFMQNDAKVNCAAFHAKSNLLVVGFSNGLFGLYDLPEFNTIHLLSVSQSNIDVVTINQSGEWLAFGSSKFGQLLVWEWQSESYILKQQGHLDSMNAIAYSPDGQKIVTTADDGKVKVWDVKSGFCIVTFTEHQSGVTACQFAKKGNVLFTASLDGSIRAWDLIRYRNFRTFTAPTRLSFSSLAVDPSGEVVCAGSLDDFDIHVWSVQTGQYLDQLSGHEAPVSDLAFAADGNHLVSGSWDHTVRVWSIFGRAQTSEPLQLQSDVLSVSFRPDGLQIAASTLDGQLSFWNVFEAVQEGGLDGRRDVSGGRKLSDRRTAANSAGTKSFNRITYSADGSCILAAGNSKYICLYDVTTGSLIKKFTVSVNTSLDGTQEYLNSGDLTEAGPRGLIDESGEMSDKEDRIDRSLPGAHRGDPGVRSVRPEVRVTSVDFAPSGRSFCAASTEGLLIYSLDTDFVFDPYDLDITITPSTILATLDAAKTAAASGSVDDDNTFLKALIMAFRLNESKLLRAVYEAIPPSDIPHVVRSVPTVYLPRLLRFVAHAADETPHLEFNLMWIESLFSCHGRYLKDNSGTFAPELRAVQRAVDEIRENLKRLTEKNVYDLNYLLSKPVLADKKPSTSLLTLDNGDVDGADDQMIEASDEEGSWNALGDYTNILINSYLPSSTVRKRLTPSIDEWISIKAHELFVKLIARSTSRILTSSLRRNEQWLEVASKYSVNVGITIFLLRPFPNFIRPFVAPFLPSVRQMKRQLRIAKTLFIPIIHERRAAEAARDSQYEKPDDFLQWMMDMAEDKQDLDAETMAHHNLILMSLAVVHTSSVALCHVLYDLIYKPEHLEPIREELAQTLSEGWEHATKASFDAQKRLDSFLRESQRWGPPGELSMHRIVRGSLTLSDGLCLPTGVHICFPSGPVSKDPAFVSNPAVFDGFRWCQDPKDRDVLRNSAKQPEGGFRNEGMSQNGSSCDGNPVTSFVSISPSNMHFGFGRQACPGRFFAANTIKAILSRLILEYEFKFENNQAVWRPANIGIGEHVFPNTQTRILIRRRTKSMEP encoded by the exons ATGAAGACAGATTACAAG TTTTCCAATCTATTGGGAACAGTCTACCGCAAGGGCAATTTGCTCTTTACTCCCGATGGCACCTGCTTGCTCTCGCCGGTAGGCAATCGTGTCTCGGTCTTTGACCTTGTGCA CAACACTTCTTATACCCTTCCATTCGCTCATCGAAAAAATATCATTCGCCTTGACCTCACACCAAGAGGAAATCTCTTACTTAccgtcgacgaggatggacGGGCCATCTTGACCAATTTCAATCGGCGCATTTCGATCCACCATTTCACTTTCAAGGGAAAAGTCTCTGCTTTGAAATTCTCTCCATCGGGCCGGCATTTTGCTGTGGCTGTTGGCAGACGGCTTCAGCTTTGGCAGACCCCGTCAACTCCCGGTACGGAGACCAACGGGGAGATTGAGTTCGCCCCGTTCGTGCTGCATCGTGATCTGGCTGGTCACTTTGACGAAATTCAGAACATCGAGTGGTCGAGTGATTCCCGATTCCTCCTTACTGCCTCAAAGGACTTGACGGCGCGAGTGTGGAGTCTGGACCCCGAGGATGGCTTCGAGCCCACAACCTTGACGGGGCACAGGTATGGCGTGGTGGGTGCGTGGTTCGATGCCAATCAGGAATTG ATTTACACCGTCAGCCAAGATGGAGCTCTTTTCCGCTGGGAATACTTGACGAAGAAAGATCTCGAGACGGGAGAAGATATCGCGTCAGCGCGTTGGCGAATCACGAAGAAGAATTTCTTCATGCAAAATGACGCAAAGGTCAATTGCGCCGCCTTCCATGCGAAGTCTAACCTGTTGGTAGTAGGGTTCTCGAACGGACTCTTCGGGCTCTATGATTTGCCAGAATTCAACACGATCCACCTTCTCAG TGTCTCTCAAAGCAATATCGATGTCGTTACGATCAATCAGTCCGGTGAATGGCTCGCTTTTGGATCGTCCAAGTTTGGCCAATTGCTAGTGTGGGAATGGCAATCCGAGTCGTACATTTTGAAACAGCAAGGCCATCTGGACTCCATGAACGCAATCGCCTACTCTCCAGATGGGCAAAAGATTGTCACGACCGCCGACGATGGCAAGGTGAAGGTCTGGGATGTCAAATCAGGATTCTGCATCGTTACCTTTACGGAACATCAGAGTGGAGTGACTGCTTGCCAATTCGCCAAGAAAGGCAACGTGTTATTCACTGCATCCTTGGACGGATCTATTCGTGCATGGGATCTTATCCGGTATCGCAATTTCCGCACCTTCACTGCACCTACCcgtctctccttttcttccttggcTGTCGACCCAAGTGGCGAGGTCGTGTGCGCCGGCTCACTAGATGATTTCGATATCCACGTGTGGTCGGTCCAGACCGGACAATATCTCGACCAGCTCTCCGGTCACGAAGCACCTGTGTCTGACCTTGCCTTTGCCGCGGATGGCAACCACCTGGTCAGCGGCAGCTGGGACCACACCGTCCGAGTCTGGAGTATTTTTGGCCGGGCCCAGACTAGTGAGCctctccagctccagtcCGATGTGTTGAGTGTTTCTTTCCGGCCCGACGGACTGCAGATCGCTGCCTCGACGCTCGATGGCCAACTATCGTTCTGGAATGTCTTCGAAGCCGTTCAAGAAGGCGGCCTTGACGGACGTCGCGATGTTTCCGGTGGCCGCAAATTGTCCGACAGGCGTACTGCCGCCAACTCCGCCGGGACGAAGTCTTTCAACCGTATCACCTACAGTGCCGATGGGAGCTGTATCCTCGCCGCTGGTAACAGCAAATACATCTGTCTGTACGACGTGACAACGGGATCTCTCATTAAGAAATTCACAGTCTCGGTCAACACATCGTTGGACGGTACGCAAGAATATCTGAACAGCGGAGACCTTACCGAGGCCGGACCCCGCGGTCTTATTGATGAGTCTGGGGAAATGTCGGACAAGGAAGACCGCATCGACCGTTCCCTTCCCGGTGCGCACCGCGGTGATCCTGGTGTGCGAAGTGTTCGTCCAGAGGTGCGAGTGACGTCGGTCGATTTCGCGCCTAGCGGTCGCTCTTTCTGTGCGGCTTCGACCGAAGGTCTTCTCATCTACAGTTTGGACACTGACTTTGTGTTTGATCCTTACGATTTGGATATCACCATTACACCGTCGACCATCCTGGCTACACTCGACGCTGCCAAGACAGCCGCTGCGTCTGGTTCAGTGGATGATGATAACACCTTCTTAAAGGCTCTCATCATGGCTTTCCGCCTGAACGAATCAAAGCTTCTACGTGCAGTCTACGAAGCAATCCCACCTTCTGACATTCCACACGTGGTAAGGTCCGTGCCTACAGTTTATCTGCCCCGCCTACTGCGCTTCGTTGCACACGCGGCCGATGAGACTCCACACTTAGAGTTCAATCTTATGTGGATCGAGTCTCTGTTCAGCTGCCACGGTCGCTACCTCAAGGACAACTCCGGAACTTTTGCGCCGGAGCTGCGTGCAGTCCAGCGCGCCGTGGACGAGATTCGGGAAAACTTGAAGCGACTCACAGAGAAAAATGTTTACGATCTGAACTATCTTCTGTCAAAACCCGTTCTTGCCGACAAGAAGCCTTCCACATCCCTGCTCACCCTCGATAACGGCGATGTTGATGGCGCCGACGATCAGATGATCGAAGCATCTGATGAGGAGGGTTCATGG AATGCGTTGGGAGACTACACCAACATTCTGATCAACAGCTATTTGCCTTCCAGCACGGTCAGAAAGCGCTTGACTCCCAGTATTG ACGAATGGATCAGTATCAAGGCCCATGAATTATTTGTGAAGCTCATCGCCCGGTCGACATCACGGATTCTTACTAGCTCTCTCCGCCGCAATGAGCAATGGCTCGAAGTCGCAAGCAAATATTCCGTCAATGTGGGAATCACCATTTTCCTCTTACGCCCTTTCCCAAATTTCATTCGACCTTTCGTCGCGCCCTTCCTTCCCTCGGTCCGACAGATGAAAAGACAGTTGCGAATCGCCAAAACTCTCTTCAttcccatcatccacgaaCGTCGTGCGGCAGAGGCTGCCAGAGACTCGCAGTATGAAAAACCAGACGATTTCCTGCAATGGATGATGGACATGGCAGAAGACAAGCAGGATCTCGATGCAGAAACCATGGCCCATCATAACCTCATTCTGATGAGCTTGGCAGTCGTGCACACGAGCTCTGTCGCCTTGTGCCATGTTCTCTATGATTTGATTTATAAACCGGAGCATCTCGAACCCATTCGAGAAGAACTTGCACAGACTTTGAGCGAAGGCTGGGAGCACGCCACCAAAGCATCCTTCGATGCCCAGAAACGGCTGGACAGTTTTCTTCGCGAATCCCAGCGCTGGGGTCCTCCAGGTGAAT TATCGATGCATCGTATTGTTCGAGGATCATTGACGCTTTCAGATGGTCTGTGCCTGCCAACCGGCGTTCACATTTGTTTTCCATCTGGACCCGTGAGCAAAGATCCAGCATTTGTCTCTAATCCAGCAGTGTTTGATGGCTTTCGGTGGTGCCAAGACCCCAAAGATCGTGATGTGCTAAGAAACTCCGCGAAGCAACCAGAAGGTGGTTTCAGGAACGAGGGAATGAGCCAAAATGGATCCAGCTGCGACGGCAATCCAGTCACAAGCTTCGTCAGTATCAGCCCGTCGAACATGCACTTTGGTTTCGGTCGTCAGGCTTGTCCCGGTCGCTTTTTTGCTGCTAATACCATCAAAGCCATCTTGAGCCGTCTCATTCTGGAGTATGAATTCAAGTTTGAGAATAACCAGGCGGTATGGAGACCAGCGAACATCGGCATTGGCGAGCATGTCTTTCCTAATACCCAGACAAGAATTTTAATTAGGAGACGGACCAAGTCTATGGAGCCCTGA
- a CDS encoding Septin spn4, translating to MSTTETASPIGIANLPNQRHKIVAKRGAAFTIMVAGESGLGKTTFINTLFSTTIKNYADHKRRHQKQVDRTVEIEITKAELEEKFFKVRLTVIDTPGFGDYVNNRDSWQPIIEFLDDQHESYMLQEQQPRRSDKIDMRVHACLYFIRPTGHTLKPLDIEVMKRLSTRVKLIPVIAKADTLSPSDLAKFKARVRAVVEAQGIKIYTPPIEEDDEHAATHARSLMAAMPFAVIGSEKDVKANDGRVVKGRQYAWGVAEVENEDHCDFKKLRSILIRTHMLDLIHTTEESHYEAYRAQQMETRKFGEARPRKLDNPKFKEEEENLRKRFTEQVKVEESRFRQWEQKLISERDRLNKDLEATHAAIKALEQEIDGLQSSGTRSHGRR from the exons ATGTCTACAACGGAGACTGCCAGCCCCATTGGCATTGCCAAT CTTCCTAACCAGCG ACACAAGATTGTTGCAAAGCGGGGCGCGGCTTTCACAATTATG GTCGCTGGAGAGTCTGGGCTGGGCAAGACGACCTTTATCAATACCCTCTTCTCAACTACCATCAAAAATTATGCCGATCACAAGCGCCGCCACCAGAAGCAGGTTGACCGTACcgtcgagatcgagatcaCCAAGGCTGAACTGGAGGAGAAGTTTTTCAAAG TGCGATTGACTGTGATTGACACCCCTGGTTTCGGCGACTACGTGAACAACCGTGATTCATGGCAGCCCATTATTGAGTTCCTGGATGACCAGCACGAGTCCTACATGCTCCAGGAACAGCAACCCCGCCGTTCCGACAAGATTGACATGCGTGTGCACGCCTGCCTGTACTTCATTCGCCCTACTGGACACACCCTCAAGCCTCTCGACATCGAGGTCATGAAGCGCCTCAGCACCCGTGTCAAATTGATTCCCGTCATTGCCAAGGCCGATACCCTCAGCCCATCAGATTTGGCCAAGTTTAAAGCAAGA GTCCGTGCCGTGGTCGAAGCCCAGGGAATCAAGATCTACACCCCGCCCATTGAGGAAGACGACGAGCATGCCGCCACCCACGCCCGTAGCCTGATGGCTGCTATGCCTTTCGCTGTCATTGGTTCTGAAAAGGATGTCAAGGCCAACGACGGTCGGGTTGTCAAGGGCCGCCAATATGCCTGGGGTGTTGCGGAGGTAGAGAACGAGGACCACTGCGACTTCAAGAAGCTCCGCTCGATCTTGATCCGCACTCACATGCTTGATCTCATTCACACTACCGAAGAATCTCACTACGAAGCCTACCGTGCTCAGCAAATGGAGACTCGCAAGTTCGGTGAGGCCCGGCCTCGCAAGCTGGACAACCCTAAGttcaaggaagaggaggagaaccTGCGCAAGCGGTTCACCGAGCAAGTCAAGGTCGAGGAGAGCCGTTTCCGACAGTGGGAGCAGAAGCTCATCTCCGAGCGCGACAGACTCAACAAGGACCTCGAGGCCACTCATGCTGC TATCAAAGCTCTCGAGCAAGAGATCGACGGCTTGCAAAGCTCCGGCACTCGCAGCCACGGTCGTCGCTAG
- a CDS encoding Multicopper oxidase abr1 — MAKLNFLLLAGLAAKLVAAKDVHLDWNVTWVNAAPDGFERPVIGINNIYPCPEVNVELGDRVIVDVYNGLGNQSTGVHWHGFHQYHTGVMDGSTSVTQCPIPPGSHMRYTFDANQTGTYWYHSHNMGQYPDGFRGAFIVHDPKPPFQYDEEFTITLTEWYHRQMPDLLHEYQSAENLAAGGHEPIPDSALINDSNNAQFKVLPNKTYLVHIACVGNWPGHTWVFDGHDMTVVEVDGVYIEPYTVGSKMLRIAPGQRTSVLIHTKPDASQNFAIWDTIDINMMFIYENRPIPDGYNPNVTAWLVYDESKPLPPPPVLHEFNFVDDLDFTPLDRQAALGPVDKQIVLDTFTAAIDGIPRFVVNNHTYIPQDAPSLYTAKTIGKDLASNPEVYGQVNPFVVKYGEVVEIIINNYHNNLHPWHLHGHQFQVLQRTDVDGGYFNGTIGDLGHPPVRRDTIMVQNHGHAVIRFKADNPGVWLLHCHIEWHVEAGLIATIIEAPETFEQVEAPPKDHLAVCAAYPDPSNGNAAGKQGLDLNGANTKVNTDNHGAMYYPATLTGITSVRPTQTVKPTTASSPAWPFASGYSHGHHPRPQNQPAVAGAASAPVIPTHSVQAPATPSSSLVQAQSSTFQTHASATKARPSDIKVDPIYSAGSYKPAAPVHSAQPIAAFEHETSGEWPQPSTNEAGAMIGNACGDEPIVAYNEDSHGSWPESSENNAYVKSCHHVIQTHDNGPNTLPEGYEYWQPYANSQ, encoded by the exons ATGGCGAAACTCAACTTCCTTCTGCTGGCCGGCCTCGCCGCCAAGCTCGTCGCTGCAAAGGATGTTCACCTTGATTGGAACGTGACTTGGGTCAATGCAGCACCCGATGGGTTTGAACGTCCTGTGATCGGGATCAACAATATCTACCCTTGTCCTGAGGTCAATGTGGAACTTGGAGATCGTGTCATTGTGGATGTCTACAACGGACTGGGCAATCAGTCCACAGGTGTCCATTGGCATGGTTTCCACCAGTATCACACTGGTGTCATGGATGGTTCTACCAGCGTGACCCAATGCCCCATTCCTCCCGGCAGCCACATGCGATACACCTTTGAT GCGAACCAAACTGGAACCTACTGGTATCACTCACACAACATGGGCCAATACCCTGACGGTTTCCGCGGAGCCTTCATCGTGCACGATCCTAAGCCTCCGTTCCAGTATGATGAGGAGTTCACGATTACTCTCACAGAATGGTACCACCGTCAGATGCCCGATCTGCTGCATGAGTATCAGTCTGCGGAGAACCTGGCCGCGGGAGGTCACGAGCCCATCCCCGACTCTGCCCTGATCAACGACTCGAACAACGCCCAGTTCAAGGTCTTGCCCAACAAGACGTACCTTGTCCACATTGCCTGCGTGGGTAACTGGCCAGGCCACACCTGGGTTTTCGACGGACATGACATGACCGTTGTTGAGGTGGATGGTGTGTACATTGAGCCTTACACCGTCGGTAGCAAGATGCTTCGTATTGCTCCCGGCCAGCGAACCAGCGTGTTGATCCACACAAAGCCCGATGCCAGTCAAAACTTTGCTATTTGGGACACGATCGACATCAACATGATGTTCATCTACGAGAATCGACCCATCCCGGATGGCTACAACCCCAACGTGACTGCGTGGTTGGTCTACGACGAGTCCAagcctcttccccctccgcCTGTTCTTCATGAGTTCAACTTTGTGGATGACTTGGACTTCACTCCACTTGACCGACAGGCTGCTCTGGGCCCCGTGGACAAGCAGATCGTTCTGGATACCTTCACCGCGGCGATTGATGGCATTCCTCGGTTTGTTGTCAACAACCACACCTATATTCCGCAGGATGCCCCGAGCTTGTACACTGCCAAGACTATTGGCAAGGATCTTGCATCGAATCCCGAGGTCTATGGTCAAGTCAATCCGTTTGTTGTGAAGTACGGTGAAGTGgtcgagatcatcatcaacaactACCACAACAACTTGCACCCATGGCATTTGCACGGTCACCAGTTCCAGGTCCTTCAGCGCACAGATGTTGATGGTGGTTACTTTAATGGTACCATCGGGGACTTGGGACACCCTCCAGTCCGTCGCGATACCATCATGGTTCAGAATCATGGCCACGCTGTGATTCGGTTCAAGGCCGACAACCCGGGTGTGTGGCTGCTCCATTGCCACATTGAGTGGCACGTTGAGGCTGGTCTTATTGCCACTATCATTGAGGCTCCCGAGACATTCGAGCAAGTCGAGGCGCCTCCCAAGGATCATCTCGCTGTCTGCGCTGCTTATCCCGACCCGTCCAACGGTAATGCTGCCGGCAAGCAAGGTCTTGACCTGAATGGTGCCAACACCAAGGTCAACACTGACAACCACGGTGCCATGTACTACCCCGCGACCTTGACCGGTATCACGTCTGTTCGCCCCACTCAGACGGTGAAGCCTACGACCGCTTCCAGCCCAGCATGGCCCTTTGCCTCTGGTTATAGCCATGGCcaccatcctcgtcctcagaACCAGCCCGCTGTTGCAGGTGCGGCTTCCGCCCCCGTGATCCCGACTCACTCGGTTCAAGCCCCTGCGACACCATCGTCCTCCCTGGTCCAGGCTCAGTCATCAACCTTCCAGACGCACGCCTCTGCAACCAAGGCTCGGCCTTCCGATATCAAGGTTGACCCAATTTACTCGGCAGGATCATACAAGCCCGCTGCCCCGGTCCATTCGGCCCAGCCGATCGCTGCTTTTGAGCATGAGACCTC TGGTGAATGGCCTCAGCCTTCTACTAATGAGGCGGGTGCCATGATTGGCAATGCTTGCGGCGATGAGCCCATCGTCGCATACAACGAGGACAGCCA TGGATCCTGGCCTGAGTCCTCCGAAAACAATGCCTACGTCAAGTCCTGCCACCATGTCATTCAGACCCATGATAACGG GCCCAACACTCTGCCCGAAGGTTACGAGTACTGGCAGCCGTACGCCAATTCCCAATAG